Within the Micromonospora citrea genome, the region TCGGTGCTGACCATCACCTCCAACGTGGTGTACGGCCGGCACACCGGCAACACCCCGGACGGGCGGCGCGCCGGCGAGCCGTTCGCCCCCGGTGCCAACCCGATGAACGGGCGGGACACGCACGGCCTCGTCGCGGCCGCGCTGTCGGTGGCGAAGCTGCCGTACGACGCCGCCCGGGACGGCATCTCGCTGACCGGCACGGTCACCCCGGACGGGCTGGGCCACACCCGGGAGGAGCGGATCACCAACCTGGCCGGGGTGCTCGACGGGTACGCCGACGCGGGCGGGTTCCACCTCAACGTCAACGTGCTCGACCGGGCGACGCTGCTCGACGCGATGGACCACCCCGAGCGGTACCCGCAGCTGACGGTGCGGGTGTCCGGGTACGCGGTCAACTTCGTCCGGCTCACCCCCGAGCAGCAGCGGGACGTGGTGTCCCGCACGTTCCACGGCGCGCTGTGAACACCGCCGGGCGGGAGCTGACCGGGGCCGTGCACTCCTTCGACCTGTCGATCGGGGTGGACGGTCCCGGCACCCGGTTCGTGGCCTTCCTCGCCGGGTGCCCCCTGCGCTGCCGCTACTGCCACAGCCCCGACACCTGGTACCGGCGCAGCGGCCGGCACCGGACGGTGGCCGAACTCGTCGCCGAGATCGAGCGGTACCGGCGGTTCGTCACGGTCGCCGGCGGCGGGGTGACGATCAGCGGCGGGGAGCCGTTGCAGCAGCCCCGGTTCACCGGCGAGGTGCTGCGCCGCTGCCACGAGCTGGGCCTGCACACCGCGCTGGACACGTCCGGCTTCCTGGGCGAGCGCGCCGACGACGCCCTGCTCGGCGCCACCGACCTGGTGCTGCTGGACGTGAAGTCGTGGGACCCGGCGACGTACCGGGCCGTGACCCGCACCGGCGAGGTGGCGCCCACGCTGCGCTTCGGCCGCCGCCTGGCGGCCCGGGGCACCCCGATCTGGATCCGCTTCGTGCTGGTGCCCGGGCTCACCGACGCGGTGTCGAACGTCGCCGGGGTGGCGGACTTCGCCGCCTCGCTCGCCACGGTCGAGCGGGTGGAGGTGCTGCCGTTCCACCGGCTCGGCGCGCACAAGTACGCGGAGCTGGGGCTGCGGTTCCCCCTCGCCGACACCGAGCCGCCGACGGCGGAGCTGCTGGACCGGGTCCGTGGGCAGTTCGCGGCGCGCGGCCTGACGGTCTGCTGAGGCGCGGCGCCGTGCAGTTCGCGGCGCGCGGCCTGACGGTCTGCTGAGGCACGGCGCCGTGCAGTTCGCGGCGCGCGGCCTGACGGTCCGCTGAGGCACGGCGGCCGTGCAGTTCGCGGCGCGCGGCCTGACGGTCCGCTGAGGCACGGCGGCGGTGCCGCAGCCGGAGAAAGCCGGGCACGACCCGCGGCGCGCGGTACGCGGCCGGCCGTCGGGTCGCCGGTCGTGCCGGTTCGCCGCCCGCGCGGCCGGCGGTGGGCGGACAATGGCGGGATGGGACGAGACGTACGCGCGCTGCGGACGACCGGGGCGCGGGCCAGCGGCGCGGTGGCGACGGGCGCGCGGGCGGCCGGCGCGGCCTCGCTCGGCGCGCTGGCCGTGGGGGCGCTGGCGGTCGGGGCCGTCGCCGTCGGGGCGCTGGCGATCGGGCGGCTCGCGATCCGGCGGGCGGTGGTGCGGGAGCTGCGCGTCGGCCGGCTGGTGATCGACGACCTGGTGGTACGCGGCCGCCCCGTCGACGGCGGGACGGGCCGGGCGGGTCAGGCGGCGGGCGGGGTCACCGCGGGGTAGCCGTACAGCTCGAGCAGGCGGCCCCGGGCCGCGTGCAGCCGGTCCACGACCACGCTCATGAAGCGGGTGGTGAGCTGGCGGCCGAGCGCGTCGTCGGACTCCATCAGCCGGCGCACCCCCTCGGCGGTGAACTCCACGGCGGTGCTGCGCTGCGCCGCCACCGCCCCGAACTGCCAGCGGTAGGGCGGGAACAGCCACGACCAGCCGAGCACGCCGCCCGGGCCGATCGTCTCGATCTCGACGTCGCCGCGGCCGGGCACCGGGAAGTCGAGCGCCACCTGCCCGGCGCGGACCAGCCAGAAGCGCCCCGCCGCCTGGTCGGCCCGGAACATCCGGTGCCCGGGGTGCCAGACCACCGGGCGGGCGTAGCCGGCCAGCCGGGGCAGCCACGGCTCGGGCAGCCCGGCGAGGAACGGGTGCGCGCGGAGCACGTCGAGGGTGGTCATGCGGGTGCCTCCTTCGCCCGGCGGGCCGGCGGTGGCCGGGCCTGCGACGCGGTCGTCCGTCCTGGCGCCCAGTGCACCGCGCGCCGGCCCCCGGCGGCAAGGGCCGTTGGTCCCTGGCCGCGCGGGCGGAACTCCTCTGCCGGTTTCGTCGGGTCGGGGCGAGGGTGGAGTTCGGTGAGGGCGCCGCCACGGCGCCACGGCAGAGCGGAGGGCGACGTGGGCATGTCCGGGACACGGCGGGGGCGGGGGCGTACCGGTGCCCGTTGACACCTCGACCAGGCCGCCCGCCGGGCTCAGCTCCGCGGCGGCCGCCGCCCGGCTGCGCGCCGACGGTCCCAACGCGGCGGCCGCGCCGCCCCGCCGGCACCTGGCCTCGCGGGTCCTGCACCAGCTCACCGATCCGCTGGTGGCGCTGCTGCTGGCCGCCGCCGTGGTCACCACCGTGCTGCGGGACTACCCGGACACCGCGGTGATCGTGCTGGTCGTGCTCGTGAACACCGCGATCGGGGTGGTGCAGGAGGTCCGGGCCGACCGGGCGATCGCCGCGCTGGACCAGCTCGCCGCGCCCACCGCCCGGGTCGTGCGGGACGGCCGCGACCTCGTCCTGCCCGCCGCCGACCTGGTCCGGGGCGACCTGGTGCGGGTGGAGGCCGGCGACGTGGTCCCCGCCGACCTGCTCCTCGCCGAGGCCGCCCGGCTGACCCTCGACGAGTCGGCGCTGACCGGCGAGTCCGTCCCGGTGGCCCGGAGCGCGGGCGAGGAGGCCAGCGCGGGAACGGTGGTGACCACCGGGCGGGCCACCGGCACGGTGGTACGCACCGGCGCGGCGAGCGCGCTCGGCCGGATCACCGCCCTGGTGGCGTCCACCCGGCCCGCCGCCACCCCGTTGCAGCGCCGCCTCGCGGGGCTCGGCCGGGTCCTCGGCTTCGCCGCGGTGGTGCTCTCCGGGCTGGTCTTCGTCGTCGGCGTGGTCGGCGGCCGGCCCGTCGTCGACATGGCGGTCACCGCGGTCAGCCTGGTGGTGGCGGCGGTACCCGAGTCGCTGCCCGCGGTGGTCACCCTCGCCCTCGCCCTCGGCGCCCGCCGGATGGCCGGGGCGCGGGCGATCCCCCGCCGGCTGCACGCCGTGGAGACGCTCGGCTCGGTCACCGTGATCGCCTCCGACAAGACCGGCACGCTCACCGAGGGCCGGATGGCCGTGCAGCACGCGGTCACCGCCGACGGCTCCCGCTACGGCGTCACCGGCACCGGCTACGCGCCGCGCGGCGCCGTGCACCACCGGGGCGAGCCGGTGGCCGTACCGGACGATCTGCGCCGCCTGGCGCGGGCCGGGCTGCTCTGCAACGACGCCACCCTCGCGGCGCCCACCGATGAGCGGCCGGAGTGGGCCGCCGTCGGCGACCCGCTGGAGGCGGCGCTGGTCGCGTTCGCCGCCCGCTGCGGCCTCGACCCGGAGACCACCCGCGCCGCCTGGCCCCGGGTCACCGAGCACCCCTTCGACCAGGAGCTTCGCCGGATGACCACGGTGCACCGCTCCTGCGACGGCCGCTACCTCGTGGTGTGCAAGGGCGCGCCGGAGAACGTGCTGACCGCGCCGCTGGTCGACGCCACCGCCGAGGAGATCGCCGAGCTGACGGCCACCGCGCACCGGCTGGCCGCCGAAGGGCTGCGGGTGCTGGCGGTCGCGTCCGCCGTCACCGACGCGCCGCCTGCGGACCCGGCCCGGCCGGCCGGGCTG harbors:
- the pflA gene encoding pyruvate formate-lyase-activating protein, with translation MNTAGRELTGAVHSFDLSIGVDGPGTRFVAFLAGCPLRCRYCHSPDTWYRRSGRHRTVAELVAEIERYRRFVTVAGGGVTISGGEPLQQPRFTGEVLRRCHELGLHTALDTSGFLGERADDALLGATDLVLLDVKSWDPATYRAVTRTGEVAPTLRFGRRLAARGTPIWIRFVLVPGLTDAVSNVAGVADFAASLATVERVEVLPFHRLGAHKYAELGLRFPLADTEPPTAELLDRVRGQFAARGLTVC
- a CDS encoding cyclic nucleotide-binding domain-containing protein encodes the protein MTTLDVLRAHPFLAGLPEPWLPRLAGYARPVVWHPGHRMFRADQAAGRFWLVRAGQVALDFPVPGRGDVEIETIGPGGVLGWSWLFPPYRWQFGAVAAQRSTAVEFTAEGVRRLMESDDALGRQLTTRFMSVVVDRLHAARGRLLELYGYPAVTPPAA
- a CDS encoding cation-translocating P-type ATPase, with amino-acid sequence MPVDTSTRPPAGLSSAAAAARLRADGPNAAAAPPRRHLASRVLHQLTDPLVALLLAAAVVTTVLRDYPDTAVIVLVVLVNTAIGVVQEVRADRAIAALDQLAAPTARVVRDGRDLVLPAADLVRGDLVRVEAGDVVPADLLLAEAARLTLDESALTGESVPVARSAGEEASAGTVVTTGRATGTVVRTGAASALGRITALVASTRPAATPLQRRLAGLGRVLGFAAVVLSGLVFVVGVVGGRPVVDMAVTAVSLVVAAVPESLPAVVTLALALGARRMAGARAIPRRLHAVETLGSVTVIASDKTGTLTEGRMAVQHAVTADGSRYGVTGTGYAPRGAVHHRGEPVAVPDDLRRLARAGLLCNDATLAAPTDERPEWAAVGDPLEAALVAFAARCGLDPETTRAAWPRVTEHPFDQELRRMTTVHRSCDGRYLVVCKGAPENVLTAPLVDATAEEIAELTATAHRLAAEGLRVLAVASAVTDAPPADPARPAGLRPAGLVAVGDPLRAGAADIAGSFDDAGVRLVLITGDHPATAAAIGGQLGLWREGDPLVRGDDGDPARAHPRARVFARTQPEQKLDIIAGLQSRGHVVAMTGDGVNDAPALRRADIGVAMGGGTEVARQAADLVLVDDDLSTVAAAIGEGRRIYDNIRRFLRYALSGGVAEIAVMLLGPLFGLAVPLLPAQILWVNLLTHGVPGVALGAEPAEPGTLRRAPRSPSESVLGAGLGRDVLVTGALIAAVVLGAGVAAAHWGRPWQSVVFVVLGLAQLGVALAVRAPRARGAGRGNRALPVAVAVSALLQVAGVLLPPLRDLLGTAPLGAAELAACAAVSVLPGLVLRLARRSGGRFGTNGPAAGTTASDR